The following nucleotide sequence is from Drosophila kikkawai strain 14028-0561.14 chromosome 2L, DkikHiC1v2, whole genome shotgun sequence.
AAACAACATTAAAAAGCTCATGCTCGACTCGATGGAACTCAAACTACAAAATGCTCAAGTCAATTTTAGATAACTGGGTTACTATTGATGAAGTATTAAGTGAGACTCAAGTAgcagaaatatatatggacTTGAACAAATCGACATTAAAAGTAATGGTAGAGCTGCTAGAAGATTttgaaagaatttttaaagaactgCAAACATGTAGCTCGCCAtctttatgttttgttttaccATCTATTTCAAAAATTCTAGAACTATGCCAGCCAAATATATTGGACATTTCATCAATAGCATtgctaaaagaaaaaatcaataataacaTTAAAGATATTTGGCAGACGAATTTGAGTATATGGCACAAAGCGGCTTTTTTCTCTATCCGCCCGCTGCACATTTGCAAGAAGATCTTTTTGATATTAAGTTTTTCTGCATTTCTGAAATGGGAAATTTAGATTCGTGCTCAACCAGAAGCTCAAGTTTTTCAAACCAATCTGCCAATATGTCCAATCCAGAAAGTCCTAGCACATCATCATTAGTTAATACCCCACCAACAGTGTCTAAAAccacattttttttctccaaATTTGTTGCTGCGTCTGatgtaaattatattgaaaCTCCATTAGAagaaattgataaatattgtAGAGAAAAAGTTCCATTAAGTGAACATTTTGAAGCAATTGAGTGGtggaaaaataatgaaaaatgttACCCTCTTTTGTGAAAACTAGCTTTAAAAATTCTCTCAATTCCGGCGAGTAGCGCAGCAGCTGATAGAGTATTTTCCTTAGCAGGTAATATTATTACAGAAAAACGAAATAGACTATGTCCGAAATCTGTAGACAGCCTTCTTTTTCTACATTCGTTTTACAACAATTTTAACAGAACGGAATAATTATccctttttatataaaatatatatgttattcttttatttttcaatttttttctcttttatacCTTTTTTAAGGGGGTATCCTGAATTACAAGgtcaaaaaaatcgattttttttgtattgcttaaatcgatagataaactatctaagaatataccacaaaaatttcagaagccaatttgaagtattttcgaagatagagatgaaagcaaaggagcgccgAGCAGGTTTGCGAGCGCTTAGGCGAACTTTGAAGCGCATTTTCTccacttttcatttttacgattctttcgaattggcgggaaagataacaaaaaaaacttattgaccgattgaaacgaataaaggcttattctctttagaattaaattctcttctaaatgaactaaaacggttgttgaaaaccacttttttatattttttacagcatgttaaagtcaatattttatcccgaaaaatgcatttttttaaacCTGAATAAAAGTTCCGATTTCACGATTTTCTCCGGTTTTTCTTAGTTCAAATAGAAAATGCacttataaaaattgaaattttttttgaattttttgtttcagacAAGAATTACGAGCTGCACATTTCCCGCCAATTAGGGACTGCTGTGACGAGGCGCTTCAGTGAACTACTtataagtccgccattttgaaatatatatatattttttttcatttatttaagcactttaaatatgtagaaaaatttaccaaaatttGCAAGAAGCTTGGTCGTTTCTTTACCTTCCAAAAAAAATCGCGGAAAACAACTAATTTTtggcctcctaattcaggataccccctaaatttataatttttaaaattttaaaaataaaaaaccacaaaaaaaaaaaacaaaatataaaaataaattttaatatttaagcaaaaattaagttccttttactttttatacccttgcagggtattataatttcagtcagaagtttgcaacgcagtgaaggagacgtttccgaccctataaagtatatatattcttgatcagcatcaacagccgagtcgatctagccatgtccgtctgtccgtctgtctgtccgtccgtctgtccgtctgtctgtttctacgcaaactagtccctcagttttaaagctatctgaatgaaactttgcatatagtcttctatatactctcactgctatatatgtccggatcggacgactatatcatatagctgccatacaaatgttcgacaagtttttagaaaaaaaaatataacttttttcAATATTGTTGCATCGTTTTTGACATATAGCCATtgtatattattccagaattttggtaaaaattttataaaaatcggaccactatatcttatagctgccataggaacattTGGTAAccatattatgaaaatcggacaactatatcatatagttgccataacagcgatccgtagatgtagagaaaatgtaaaacagggaatgtaaaactgtaactgtcaaactgtaaacataataagtataggtaaactgtaatgaaactcagtttagtgtctgtttttggcattataatttataatataaatatgaaaaccaatctgcaagggtatacaaacttcggcgtaccgaagttagcttcctttcttgttatatgttaatttttatatgttactttttatatgttattattatataagtaatcccattaaaaataaaaataaaaacattaatgccgtctttaattttaaaataataaaatgctgGAATGCTGCAAAATCGTCAACAAAAATACATGCTCACGACAAGCGGGCGGGCGCAGGTCATTTTttgtatgtatacattttttatgggTGTCCGAAAAGACAAgctaaaaaaagaagagtgaAACTGATCACCCATTTTCACCCTTCCTTTTTAAGCTTGCCTTTTCAGACACCCATAACAAATGTATGGATACAAAAAATGACCTGCGCCCAATTCATGCTTGTGTGTGGGATCACCCGAAGCATTTTTTTGAATCACTCACTCGCACGCTTTCGGCAGTAACAAAAAACCACCGGGTGCCAAATACACCCGGGTGTTTCTTATTGCAGCAAATAGGGTGCCTTAAACACCCGGGTGTCTGAGACACCCGGTGTTTGGCCGGTGCACTTGTAGTTCCGGTGGCTTGCTGCAGTTCTctgatatacatgtaaaccaaaattttgttggcaaattttttttttgtttaaaaatttttttattacttaagggggtcttctcattcaaaagccgtttttttgaccctttttaaaaaaattcttatttgaaaacgcaatgaataattgaaaactttttttatttattgtattcaaaaatgttcaaagtaactaaaaaagttgttcttgcctcgatacgagggttgttcaaagagtaatgagacttcaaacttggtggtcgaaaaaaaaggtgtcgtcctggcggccacgattcagagtctccagagcgtccgaaatgaaaaataaaaacggagttataatcagaatagatgtcattttcggctgacggaacagatttttttaaaaaatttttaaaacaaaatggcggccattcaaaaaaaaaaaaatcgatttcgggcgttttttttgtagtttagtgtaaaaaaaaaatagaaaaaaaaaatttttttaaaaatctgttccgtcagccgaaaatggtgacaattctgcgtcgattccactttgtttcataaaaatcggttcagttgaactggagatatcatggccgccagttcgaaaaacatggtttcgagataaacgcgtttaaagtttgaaaaaagcccACTTTGCATAGACCTTGCTTCCCAAAAatggctgtatcttctaaagtatttcgaatttctaaaaatccttttggggacatatacacaccatcccaagctataaataaatgcaaaaaaaaaaaaaatcgaaaaaaaaaagttgatcaatgagaagacccccttaaagactcggaatcctttaaaaattctCTGTCGGATATATAATGGTTGTGATCTTGACTTTTCCAATTTCTCAACGCCTTTTGTTCTAAAGGCGCTTCTGTAGGTGTCTCACTCCTTCTCGAACTCTCCCTCAAAGCTAAATTTATGGGTTGGCCGTATTTCATttggatttaaaattttgaaaaatgtaggACAGAGCTTGACACTGTTGCTgcataaagtattttatttattttattttattttatttacaatgaTATTCCTGTTTTGTAACAGTACATCGCAAACGGTAtgattttaagttttaaaaaaataaggacAGAGCTTGAGATTGTAGGTgcataaagtattttatttgtaacaGTACATTACGAACGGTATAATTTATTCATTGAGTTTTTGATGGCGAACCGTACAATATTCAAATCACAATTATTTTGTCATTATACCAAAAGCACAATaactttcttcttttttttcaattagaAACTAATagactatatttaaaaataaatttccaaacGTTTAGGCCGGCTTAACTTAAAGTAATGACAAACGGACAAGTTTTGGGATGGCGAACGGTGCAGAGAAGTTGTAAGTGCAAGAGACTAAAAAATGTATAGTTAATCAACGGCTTGCTTATCTCTCTTCTTATTAGTTTATCGTTGATTCAAAACTCTTAAGACAAAGatgtaagcaaaaaaaataaataaaataaaaaaaaaaaaaaatatccggTATTTgacgttgtcggtaatacccagcttgactgcatgtgcagcagacaggcagtgaccatcgctacctgccaggtgccaatttttttcacctttttctgcctaaagtagtctataacttctgaagccgatgaaagccaccgactacataatgtctacaagttacgtgaaTCTTTcttggaccagaattaactttcatcggctgcgtatgcgaaaatgcaacgacataaatcaaaactactcagggttaaatataccaaaataccgacacaatttcatacattccacaCTGGACGGAAAGCcgattttttggcataaagtctaATACTGAAGATAGAGTGTTAAAACTTCGTACAGTTGTTAGTAATAGTGTGTGTAGTCAgtgtttaaaatttgaaacaaatcGGACCACGCCCTCACATACCGCAcatagaagaaaaaaatttggattagtaattttttgattttaagttCTTAGctgtaattttaattgatctgCTTCTTAAAATGTAacacaaaacatttaaattaattttactaaaatactatattaacaaaacaaattaaatatttcagaattCTTTTAAGGGTCTAGTTGTCTGGTTAGTTGGGCCAAAAAAAAGGCAATTTTCAGGAATTTTTTGTGGACAAAGGAAAAGACATAGAAAGTTCAAACTTGtcacatatatttatcataGTTTAAAGATGATTTAGCAAAAATTTCTAGAGCATGTCCTGAGGCAGGACACAGGGCGACGTAAGCCCATgcccaaaaaaggaaaaatccaaTGTTTAAACTATCAATATAATTGTAGCTTATTCCATGGACacgttaattaaattaaaaaaaaaatcattaagatTCGTTAAAATTTGACTGAGATATTATGGTCGCCAGCccgaaaaatgtagttttcctgaaaacgcgtttaaagttttatgtttgctcTGTAGCTGCTTTGAGTCGGCCGATTCGGAGgctcataaattttaaactattacgtaTTTCGATTTGCCCTTTTAGTATGATATTCTATACACTTACCATAAAGCTAtcgaaaaatgcaaaaaaaaaaaaaaattttttttttcaacaactagaatggacccttaaattaatcattattattaaattgctGATGACAAAAGTAGCTGCAATACATTCAGTTATCCGGAAAACGCGAAAAAATTCGCAAATAAGATTATTATTCTCTACACAATACACGAGGGCTCGGGTTTACTTTTCAACATAAATCggtttaaggggggacatctggcaaaaaaaagcccattttctagaattttttttggccaaatgaaaaagccaatcgaacaattttaaagtaggtttgataatgttagatgtgaactacaaaataaatttttttgttaataaatcgaaaacaaaatggcggctgtgcagcatgtcttcgtaggccctatttttttgaaaggggtccatggccgaaaacctaacgtccttagtttttgatctagaacaaaaaatcaaattttgttagtttctatatctcaaccgctatcgacgtacgtaggattttttcgatattttgattttttgcaaaatggtgggtgattaaataaaatgttcaattttcatgaaaaaaaaacgtcacaaaattgttgataaaaaaaaagtaagcaaaaaaaaaaaaaaaatcctacgtacgtcgatagccataggtattttggatatactgtcaaaatttcagatcgatcggttaagatttgtacGAGTTATGTTgtcggccaactcaaaaaaagaaaaacgcgtttaaagttttaaaatcgtatatgattacatgagaggcatcgccgcagaatggaaaatttcgacacttagaaacttttgccggactctatcttttgatatgttatttttaagaccataaagtattttttaagcaatttttaaaaaaagttactcagatgtccccccttaaagaatatactgtgtaagtttcattatcaaattccaactttaagtgcctcaaatcaagtatgcacgcaaggATCACAATTGTTAAGtcgtctttttctcagcttctaatttcggcatttctacctatgctatggacacgattcacaaaaaactacgtaacatatcggagtgaatcaaaaattattatgatcagcatgcaattatcttctatttgaacctaaatggttgttataaaactgagtattactattttttaagagggtgggaagtgaaaactgatcacctgaaattggaatttttcccttcaaatcaaaatttaattttttttgtcttgatttctttttggttttttaggttcaaatagaagagataaaggtgtaatgaatacaaaaaaatttattttacggatttcggacaggaattacgagctcaatcgtgtccatagcacggcaactcaaagctcgaggcgctacggaATATGTTCCACAAATCcaccattttgtaaaatattgtttataactattattattataactattgtttataaataattttttatcatCTGTGATCCTACTTTTaattatatccaaagtttcacgacgattgcttgactatttcttataaaaaaaaatcacgaaaaatggccaaattttgaccgcttacatgtacatatatccccccttaagtaaaatattaatttttttatattaagggtccattcgtgttagttgaaaaaaaattattttttttttttttgattttttcgataGCTTTAAGTGTCTAGAATATCATACTAAAATTTAatacgtaatattttaaaagttatgagcCTCCGATCCGGCCGACTCAAAGCAGCTACAgagcaaacataaaactttaaacgcgttttctcGAAAACTACTTTTTCGAGCTGGCGACCATCATATATCAGTCAATTTTTTTACGAatcttaatgatttttttttaaatacgcgTAATTAACGTGTCCATGGAATAGGCTACAATTATATTGATAGCTTATACATTGGaatttttaatcaacaaaaaagtgaagaaaattgtcacaaaaacgaaaaaaaaattttaagcgccgccattttattttttattgaattttgatAAAAGTAGCCTATTTCATAACCACATTCATACTAAACATTAACGAGTTtgaattttttctttctgtcGATTTTTACGTCCTGCAGGATGGTCGCCAGAGGGTTCCTTTTTTGGGCATGGGCTTACGTCGCCCTGAGTCCTGCTTCAGGAAATGCtctaaaatttttgaaatttttgctaaatcatctttaaactatgataaatatatgtgaCAAGTTGGAACTTTGTCTTTTCCTTTGTCCACAAAAAATTCCTGCAAATAGCCAATTTTTTGGCCCAACTtaccagaatggacccttaagaGAATGTATATTCAAAAAGGATAATAAAGGCACTTTTATATTGAACAGAAGATATTGTATAATTccatacatttaatttttaaaaagtagcttaaatataaacaaaaaataataataattagaatTTGTCTAATGAATGATGACTTtattacataaaatatttaagcataGGTTTTAATTATGTGTGCAGTGGTGTACGATTCCGAGAGTTCCATCTGGGCATGGGTATCTGATTGTTTTTAGTAATCACAGTTTGATTAAACTGAACCAAGCGTGTTTTTTCTTGTGATGCAGCTGCGGCAGCTTGGTTTTTTGGACCAACCATATAAAAAGTACGCACTTGCGGTTTATCGTTTATCATTATAGTGCCTTGGTCAGGTATTGCATTAAATCGCCCTTCATGATCCTTTTGCGTATTCGATTTCCACTTGGTATTGTTGGGACGGAGCCCAACTGGGATCATAAAAGATTTCAAATCGAGTTCTTTCATGTTAAAAACCTCGCAGTCCACCTGCACAAACATAAATTCACCGTTATGATCTTGATTGCCCTTAGGGAATAACAGAGACATTTTTGGTCGAACACTATTATTTAGTTTGGATGGTGGAAGGAGTATGTGGTCCATGTTAAAGGATATAGCATAGAACGTATCATCTTTTCTGTTTATACCATTAATCAAGTTAATCTGTTCGCttttattaaacataaatttgtttgtttttttatcaATTCTTTTTCGTTTGTTCTGAATATCAGAGGAAAAATCATTAAgatccatatatattttacgcTTTCCCTGATGCTTACTGTGTATTTCTGTTTTAAGATCAAAATATTCTTTAGGTAAATTAAAGCCATGAGGGTTATCTTTCACATTTGTAAATTTTGAAGACGTACTAACATTTTCATTAGcccatttatttaaattttgggcAAGTCTAAAATACTCAGACTGAAGATTAAAGTTAGAAGTGTTACAGCAGCCAAAACATTTCGATGAATAAACTAAAGGTGGAGGTTCATTATGTGCGTAATTTGACAAAATGCTGGTACCCTTTTCTAAATCGTTTTTCTTGTTGGTAAGCCTGGtagtatttaaaaagtaaagagGTGGTACCTCCGTTTGATCTGATATTTGTGAATTGGTAATGGATGTCTCATTATATTCAGCTTTCGATTCTACCCAAAGTAATCGGCGACCAGGCAGGCTAGTTTCTTTAAGGGCTGTTTCGAGAATGTTACTGTCTTCTTGAATAGTTGACTTTTTTAAGTATGACTGAAAATTTCCAGCATTTAGAGTTACCATGAAAGCCATGGCAAATAATAGTGCGACGTTCTTTTTTACCGTTGCTGTACTTAGTTTTTGATTAGAGCATTTCGGTTTCGGTGCGATCCTTATATGATGTTTTTCGCTCTTCGGATTAGAAATCAAAGATTGTAGCACATTTTCACCAGCGTTCCCGGTATGATGCGTGCATGTTTTTTCAAAAGCAATTAGCTGATTGCGTAGGTTTTTGTTATCCTGTTAAAATATAGGAAAGGAAATATTGTTATAATTATATCTTttaagttatatttatttaggttCCTGAATAAACTTTCGGAaggccgaagtttgtataccctgacaagtttgtataccctgaCATTTAATCATTTATCAGTTTTGGtcaaatgaaacaaaatcAACAGGTAAAATATAGCAGATGTGACGCGCAGACGCTCACAAATGATACCTAAGATATAGAAAAGGGATTATACAATAGAAAATTATGAAGAtggaatatattaaaattgaatcGTGCGCAAAaaggtcacactggcccaaaAAGGATCTCGCCACACCAAATGGCATATTCCTCCCAGGCGTTGGTCACACTTAACCTCGCCAGGGCCCTATATAAAACGAGCCCCAGCCCTTGGGAGCTTATGCCTCCACAAACTTCTCGATATTGGAAGATCTTAGGGTCTCCGCTAATGCTGATATGACACAGGCGCATTAATTAGatacttcattaaagatttgacagcgctatagcgttttacacaagtgcgagcaagacgactatatggcgcttcATTGGCGCGATAATTGATAGATCTACATACaaatactagatactcgataacaaaatacgggtttaatgaagaaaattgtaattgaaaaatgtattagccagctcattgacagtatggtctcacaatgagaattttatttttatatcatttcgctggttttttgaactgaaaaaatattagaaaattaggaaaaataatatgttttgcgggggcaaggttcttgcggtgtaaaattaattaaactttttttttggtaataattaaaaaaatttaggcatcataggttaaaaacataaatttaaaggattctgcatttatttattcaagaatacttcgacgagaaattcagaaattcatagtaatacgccgcgaaaggcggccgttttttttgtttaccttttacggtcggtgtgagcgtagtcgtattaccccACTGTAGAACTTTAAACTGCATAAACCATTTAAAGTCCTCTGTGCCAATTATAATGATTTGTACACCATAACATCTAATGTAGATAGCTTTCCtgaactaaaaactttaatcttaacatacttagtacgcatgcaagcaaccaatctgGCATTAGTAGTTTCATCGCATATTTtcatacccttgcagggtattatagtttcagtcagaagtttgcaacgcagtaaaggagacgtttccgaccctataaagtatatatattcttgatcagcatcaacagccgagtcgatctagccatgtccgtctgtccgtccttccgtccgtccgtctgtctgtttctacgcaaactagtccctcagttttaaagctatctgaatgaaactttgcatatagtcttctatatactctcactgctatatatgtcggaacgggccggatcggacgactatatcatatagctgccataaaaaagttcaataaatttttagaaaaaaattataaattagctgtttttcaatatttttgcaccattttttagatattttatttttattatttttagatattttatattatttctaaattttggtaaaaattttatgaaaatcggacgaatatatgatatagctgccataggaacgatcgggaaatgaataggaaaaaaattattgcttcaTTGTTTtccaacgtatttttatctactctgagatataggcttttttttattgttctagaatttgggtataaatttcataaaaatcggacaaatatagctgccataaaagcgatcggtaattgtataaaatatgtatagctgggaatgtaaaactgtaactgtcaaactgtaaacataataagtataggtaaactgtaatgaaactctgttttgtgagtgttttcagcatttaaatctataatataaacatcgaaaccaatctgcaagggtatacaaacttcggcgtgccgaagttagcttcctttcttgttctatttttttccttcgaGTCTACTAACacgaacaagcacgtgcttgaagtcgcaagttccacttgatatgtactgtacatctTGCAAttataactatttatttaaggTAAGATAAGGTTTATACTTACACCCTTAAGTAGATAATTTTCTTGTTCAAGTTTATTGATTTTAGTCTCCAATGCTACTACAtattcctttctttttttacgGGATAAGTAAGCAGATTCCCGGTTTTTGATTAAACGTTGCTGTTTTTTGTACATCTTCTCGTCAGCTGTCATGCTTCTTAAGAAGTCAAACTTGTGGCCACCAATTGTTTCTTTTAACATTTGGCTTACAGAATGAGCTGTTTTTTGATCTTCCACTTTTAACCTTTCtatgttattgttttttataacgATTTTTGGGATATTAGAGCCGATGGTACCATTTATCTTGGAAAACGACTTAGCACTGCTTGGGTGTATCTTTTGCATTAGCGCTTTATAGTCCCGTGAAGATAAAACTATAGTCTTTGGCTTTAGTGGTGCACCAATACTTTTTGTTTCAGTAGCCGATGGATTCTGTGTAATGTTAGATTTTTGTGgttttaaatcatttattttaGATAAATTGGACAAGTTACTGCagaattttatattcaattgTCCATCTTCTTGGGGTTTAATAAATTGTCCAACTTTATCTGATTCAACAATGACTTGGTCAAGCGGCCTATTTAATGATACATCAGATATGTCACTCTGAACTCCACTTGTAGAGCTGCCGCTGGAACTACTACAACTTCCTGTGGGAGAGGGTGTATAACGATTACGGGTATTTAATGCTTTGGTGTCGCATCCCAATTGGCTGAAGTTATCGAAGTTTAAATAGCTGATTAAATCGTCTACATTGTCATCGACATGGGACTCGGACTCAGGACTTTGTTTAAGAAAAGGAAGTTCACATATGGGAGATATTGAGTccaaacaataattaaaatcgtTAATATGATCTGTGTGATACATTCCCGATAAGTCGTGCTCATGTTGAACATCACGCAAGAATTCATTTAAGTCTAGTGATGTATCGATATGTCCTTCAGATGAATTCATTATATCGTCTAAAACATTATTTTCATTCTGTGTGGTTGTTACTAACAACGATAAATCGTctgaaaaacataaataatatgtataatatatatatatactaggGATCGATTTTTGAATAACACATAAAAAATTGCTATAAAAGTGTTTtatcaataattataattagtaATAAGAACATTTTGGAATATTTTCTTGTgtttaaattaacattttttattgaagcAGATAAAATGCAGCAAATCGTAATGTTAAGGAATAAATTGTGCgaaagctttttttatattatactaAACCCAATTTTGAGTCtcagttaaaaatattatcgGAATTATGAGCAAGCGTCTTATATGACTACTAATAGTATATACACTTGCTCtcatatctctgcgtacaggacaataaaaaatcatatcattgactttaatgtcaaataactctgcaaatattttgcactgcgaatcaaaaattggttcaATCTATTAGTCATTCAATTGACGTCgcctctttatttttgcagaattATGAGCCTAGCGGTTTTCTTCTAATGACCATTTTACccaaacccctttaaaaatagcaTTCTCAAAAGTGTGCGTACAGCAAAGAAGATCGTAATTTAATGTCCAATGcaattctatttttgtttaaagttcGCTTTGATTCTTtgattaatcaatttttaatgggTAATATATGCATTTGTGACTATGGTGTCTAAGG
It contains:
- the Atf6 gene encoding cyclic AMP-dependent transcription factor ATF-6 alpha isoform X1; translated protein: MEVHDNLCDDLSLLVTTTQNENNVLDDIMNSSEGHIDTSLDLNEFLRDVQHEHDLSGMYHTDHINDFNYCLDSISPICELPFLKQSPESESHVDDNVDDLISYLNFDNFSQLGCDTKALNTRNRYTPSPTGSCSSSSGSSTSGVQSDISDVSLNRPLDQVIVESDKVGQFIKPQEDGQLNIKFCSNLSNLSKINDLKPQKSNITQNPSATETKSIGAPLKPKTIVLSSRDYKALMQKIHPSSAKSFSKINGTIGSNIPKIVIKNNNIERLKVEDQKTAHSVSQMLKETIGGHKFDFLRSMTADEKMYKKQQRLIKNRESAYLSRKKRKEYVVALETKINKLEQENYLLKGDNKNLRNQLIAFEKTCTHHTGNAGENVLQSLISNPKSEKHHIRIAPKPKCSNQKLSTATVKKNVALLFAMAFMVTLNAGNFQSYLKKSTIQEDSNILETALKETSLPGRRLLWVESKAEYNETSITNSQISDQTEVPPLYFLNTTRLTNKKNDLEKGTSILSNYAHNEPPPLVYSSKCFGCCNTSNFNLQSEYFRLAQNLNKWANENVSTSSKFTNVKDNPHGFNLPKEYFDLKTEIHSKHQGKRKIYMDLNDFSSDIQNKRKRIDKKTNKFMFNKSEQINLINGINRKDDTFYAISFNMDHILLPPSKLNNSVRPKMSLLFPKGNQDHNGEFMFVQVDCEVFNMKELDLKSFMIPVGLRPNNTKWKSNTQKDHEGRFNAIPDQGTIMINDKPQVRTFYMVGPKNQAAAAASQEKTRLVQFNQTVITKNNQIPMPRWNSRNRTPLHT
- the Atf6 gene encoding cyclic AMP-dependent transcription factor ATF-6 alpha isoform X2; the protein is MITCVDNKNLRNQLIAFEKTCTHHTGNAGENVLQSLISNPKSEKHHIRIAPKPKCSNQKLSTATVKKNVALLFAMAFMVTLNAGNFQSYLKKSTIQEDSNILETALKETSLPGRRLLWVESKAEYNETSITNSQISDQTEVPPLYFLNTTRLTNKKNDLEKGTSILSNYAHNEPPPLVYSSKCFGCCNTSNFNLQSEYFRLAQNLNKWANENVSTSSKFTNVKDNPHGFNLPKEYFDLKTEIHSKHQGKRKIYMDLNDFSSDIQNKRKRIDKKTNKFMFNKSEQINLINGINRKDDTFYAISFNMDHILLPPSKLNNSVRPKMSLLFPKGNQDHNGEFMFVQVDCEVFNMKELDLKSFMIPVGLRPNNTKWKSNTQKDHEGRFNAIPDQGTIMINDKPQVRTFYMVGPKNQAAAAASQEKTRLVQFNQTVITKNNQIPMPRWNSRNRTPLHT